From one Magnetofaba australis IT-1 genomic stretch:
- a CDS encoding DUF4384 domain-containing protein, producing MNTHHKLGRTVLRLGLGAALVLSVGAARADDEGVSIEEMFAPAFESNMGAPASRVGMATRGIAPDADKQKRSLIWEADGYAKAQPGVSGGALKQKALQAAKTAAFESAKAFLDGQGGAASAPYRFPQPGAAGVKVLQVTDHGMGADGRYHVWIKGELSYLLDQQQSEASMKNAAGPLSVRVWTERKRYRQGEQVVVNLQGNRDFHARVFTILSNGAVLQLAPNAQRKSDLFDGGLVHQLPDMMLNEEFRLTVAPPFGEDRILVFASEKPLADIATKPAGQGLSLFPGTGEQLRTLSRRLMGGAGATGNGGAELVEAEWRFATTAR from the coding sequence ATGAACACTCACCACAAATTGGGGCGGACCGTGTTGCGTCTGGGCCTGGGCGCAGCGCTGGTTCTCAGTGTAGGCGCGGCGCGCGCCGATGACGAGGGCGTGAGCATCGAAGAGATGTTCGCCCCGGCGTTTGAATCCAACATGGGCGCCCCGGCCAGCCGTGTGGGCATGGCCACGCGCGGCATCGCGCCGGATGCCGATAAGCAGAAGCGTTCATTGATCTGGGAAGCCGATGGCTACGCCAAAGCGCAGCCGGGCGTGAGCGGCGGCGCGCTGAAACAGAAAGCGTTGCAAGCGGCGAAAACCGCAGCGTTTGAGAGCGCCAAGGCGTTCCTGGATGGCCAGGGCGGCGCAGCTTCGGCGCCCTACCGCTTCCCCCAACCGGGCGCTGCGGGAGTCAAAGTGCTGCAGGTGACCGACCACGGTATGGGCGCGGATGGGCGTTATCATGTCTGGATCAAGGGTGAATTGAGCTATCTGCTGGATCAGCAGCAGAGCGAAGCTTCCATGAAGAACGCCGCCGGTCCACTGAGCGTGCGGGTGTGGACGGAGCGCAAGCGCTATCGTCAAGGCGAGCAGGTGGTGGTGAATCTGCAGGGGAATCGCGATTTTCACGCCCGCGTGTTCACCATTCTGAGCAATGGCGCGGTGTTGCAGTTGGCGCCCAACGCCCAGCGCAAGTCGGATCTGTTCGATGGCGGTCTGGTGCACCAACTGCCGGATATGATGCTCAATGAGGAGTTTCGTCTGACGGTGGCGCCGCCGTTTGGCGAGGATCGCATCCTGGTGTTCGCCAGCGAAAAGCCGCTGGCGGATATCGCCACCAAACCGGCGGGGCAGGGGCTGAGTCTGTTCCCCGGCACTGGCGAGCAGTTGCGCACCCTCAGTCGTCGTCTGATGGGCGGCGCCGGCGCCACCGGCAATGGCGGCGCGGAGCTGGTGGAAGCGGAGTGGCGCTTCGCCACGACGGCGCGCTAA
- a CDS encoding autotransporter outer membrane beta-barrel domain-containing protein — protein MRMNKLKYKSLLGAAAVFAGLGASAAYASSVLLISQTSTDNSYFYNTTSSLSSYLSGKGYTVNHVTSYPESYSSTYNLVIDTRVTDSTNTLSSTDVAYLAAGGKYLGLGENSSYNGGRNQILVDAISQLGGGTITLNSSYGTSTSAETINSSYTSGISSSTITYPASQVMSSVGNGSFITELSGEGGSAAIWKAGTLSNATAGEVILVMDGNFMSYAFDTNETGYNTTADYLQYLQNLIDTLLNGSTSSTSEVETVIASTSEDRARVVVRTVTRAVASRLATLVSSGGIFRPAKKATGAQAALNSIQHLASANLDVGRLETGLAGGGLTENLKNLALWGEVDGSIIDSELSSNKYSGNTVTLMVGGDASVSDDLVVGFVLNYERSDLDLATLVGTSEVDGLGLTLYAAKLLKPNLMADFQLGGAFNWNDISTASTGTTITGSYDSKRLMVAGNLTYFTSVDTATEDKGIDVTLSTGLTYSIENFDDYEDSTGAQTNPEQAILTQAHVTGEIAYPMEKMTPYLSVRLENDLDTGSNNSNKDTMGGLGTVGVRFNANDNLSGSGALSTQVGRQNEEMHSLQFNMRYQF, from the coding sequence ATGCGTATGAATAAACTGAAATACAAATCCCTCCTGGGCGCCGCCGCTGTGTTCGCAGGCTTGGGCGCAAGCGCAGCATACGCCAGCAGCGTTCTTTTGATTTCTCAGACCAGCACAGATAACTCCTACTTCTATAACACCACCAGCAGCTTGTCTTCTTACCTCTCCGGCAAGGGCTATACGGTCAATCATGTGACCAGCTACCCTGAGAGCTATTCGAGCACCTATAATCTGGTGATCGATACCCGGGTGACAGACTCCACCAACACCTTGTCTTCCACCGACGTGGCTTATCTGGCCGCCGGCGGCAAGTATCTGGGGCTGGGTGAGAACTCCTCCTACAACGGTGGGCGCAACCAGATTCTGGTGGACGCCATCAGTCAGCTTGGCGGCGGCACGATCACCCTGAATAGCAGCTACGGCACCTCCACCAGCGCCGAGACGATCAACTCCAGCTACACCAGCGGGATCTCATCGTCAACCATCACCTATCCGGCTTCCCAGGTGATGAGCAGCGTGGGCAATGGTTCCTTCATCACCGAACTAAGCGGTGAAGGGGGCTCCGCGGCGATCTGGAAAGCTGGCACCCTCTCCAACGCCACTGCAGGGGAAGTGATTCTGGTGATGGACGGTAACTTCATGTCCTACGCCTTCGACACCAATGAGACTGGCTACAACACCACTGCCGACTATCTGCAGTATCTGCAGAACCTCATCGACACTCTGCTTAATGGCTCCACCAGCAGCACCTCTGAAGTGGAGACGGTGATCGCCTCCACCTCCGAGGATCGCGCGCGCGTGGTGGTGCGCACCGTGACCCGCGCCGTGGCCAGCCGACTGGCCACCCTGGTCAGTTCCGGCGGCATCTTCCGCCCGGCCAAGAAGGCGACCGGCGCGCAAGCGGCGCTGAACTCCATTCAGCACCTGGCCAGCGCCAACCTGGATGTGGGGCGTCTGGAAACGGGTCTGGCCGGCGGCGGTTTGACCGAGAATCTGAAGAATTTGGCCCTGTGGGGCGAAGTGGATGGCAGCATCATCGACAGCGAACTCTCCAGCAACAAGTACTCTGGCAACACCGTGACCCTGATGGTGGGCGGCGACGCCTCCGTCAGCGACGATCTGGTGGTGGGTTTTGTGCTCAACTACGAGCGCAGCGATCTGGACCTGGCCACCCTGGTGGGGACCAGCGAAGTGGACGGCCTGGGCCTGACCCTCTACGCCGCCAAACTGCTCAAGCCCAATTTGATGGCCGACTTCCAGTTGGGCGGCGCGTTCAACTGGAACGACATCTCCACCGCTTCCACCGGGACCACCATCACCGGCAGCTATGACTCCAAGCGTCTGATGGTGGCGGGCAATCTGACCTACTTCACCAGCGTGGACACCGCCACTGAAGACAAGGGCATCGATGTGACCTTGAGCACCGGCCTGACCTACTCGATTGAGAACTTTGACGACTACGAAGACAGCACCGGCGCGCAGACCAATCCGGAGCAGGCGATCCTGACTCAGGCCCATGTGACCGGCGAGATCGCCTATCCCATGGAGAAAATGACGCCGTACCTCTCGGTGCGTCTGGAAAACGATCTGGATACCGGCTCCAACAATAGCAACAAAGACACCATGGGCGGTCTGGGCACTGTTGGCGTGCGCTTCAACGCCAATGACAACCTCTCCGGCAGCGGCGCGCTCTCCACTCAGGTGGGGCGTCAGAACGAAGAGATGCACTCGCTGCAGTTCAATATGCGCTATCAGTTCTAA
- a CDS encoding CHASE2 domain-containing protein, whose protein sequence is MKLARKCQESRPCSVLIMTAAVWVLAAPLFLFGWSQNLELILYDRLLKLRAAQAGEADDRIVLIGAVEKDINRFNWPLPDGVLAQAIERIEAAEPAVVGIDLYREQPRPPGHEELVAALTKYPNIYGVKRVADAKGQLVGGAPILEKAHRVGFADMTIDDDGVARRGLLFMSDGKTHSAALALKMAMHYLRAHKIRPTKSEQNSHWMKLGETTIAPLQSNDGGYLGMDSRGYQYLVDYQDTPKGFFTLSAVVDGEVPPSLLKDRIVLIGAAADSVKDQFITPFRFDADEPYRYGFMIHAQAINQLLRMAQEGTGIVRPVHQWREWVWIGVWALLGALIGGVKRSVAQVALLGGLAALIPVSVSAVLILPGAGGYWLPSAMATLMFLLAGGGVLGVNSALERQQRAALFSLVNRLVSPQVAEEVWSQRDAILEGGRLQPRKQVATVLFTDLESFTSTSEDMDPSTLMDWLNQYMQAMAQQVLDHGGVVDKYIGDAIMAVFGAPLASETEEAINSDARNAVQCALAMRRVLSEQLQPQWRESGLPPLNMRVGIHTGELVTGSLGHSQRMDYTVIGDTVNVASRLEHLKIDLALDGPERVCRILISEETKRRLAEDVRVQTLDEIPLKGKRHLLTVYRVLEGSER, encoded by the coding sequence ATGAAGCTTGCTCGCAAGTGCCAGGAGAGTCGTCCCTGTTCGGTGCTGATCATGACTGCGGCGGTGTGGGTGCTGGCCGCGCCGCTGTTTCTGTTTGGCTGGAGCCAGAACCTTGAGCTGATTCTGTATGACCGATTGCTGAAGCTGCGCGCGGCGCAGGCGGGAGAGGCTGACGACCGCATTGTGTTGATTGGCGCGGTGGAGAAGGATATCAACCGCTTCAACTGGCCGCTGCCCGATGGCGTGCTGGCGCAGGCAATCGAACGCATCGAGGCGGCTGAGCCCGCGGTGGTGGGCATCGACCTCTATCGCGAGCAGCCGCGCCCGCCCGGCCATGAGGAGTTGGTGGCGGCGCTGACCAAGTATCCCAATATTTATGGCGTCAAGCGGGTGGCCGACGCCAAGGGGCAGCTGGTGGGCGGCGCGCCGATTCTGGAGAAAGCCCATCGCGTGGGCTTCGCCGACATGACCATCGACGACGATGGGGTGGCGCGCCGGGGTCTGCTGTTCATGAGCGATGGCAAGACGCACTCGGCGGCGTTGGCGCTGAAAATGGCCATGCACTATCTGCGCGCGCACAAAATTCGCCCCACCAAATCCGAGCAGAATTCGCACTGGATGAAGCTGGGCGAAACCACCATTGCGCCGCTGCAGAGCAACGACGGCGGCTACCTGGGAATGGATAGTCGCGGTTATCAGTACCTGGTGGACTATCAGGACACCCCCAAAGGCTTCTTCACTTTGAGCGCGGTGGTGGATGGCGAGGTCCCGCCCAGTCTGCTCAAAGACCGCATTGTGCTCATCGGCGCCGCCGCTGACAGCGTCAAAGACCAATTCATCACCCCGTTTCGCTTCGACGCCGACGAACCCTATCGGTACGGCTTCATGATTCACGCCCAGGCCATCAACCAACTGCTGCGCATGGCGCAGGAGGGGACGGGGATCGTCCGCCCGGTGCATCAATGGCGCGAGTGGGTGTGGATTGGCGTGTGGGCGCTGCTGGGGGCGTTGATTGGCGGCGTCAAGCGTTCGGTGGCGCAGGTGGCGCTGTTGGGGGGGCTGGCGGCGCTGATTCCGGTGAGTGTGAGCGCAGTGTTGATTCTGCCGGGCGCAGGCGGCTACTGGCTGCCGTCGGCCATGGCCACGCTGATGTTTCTGCTGGCGGGCGGCGGCGTGCTGGGGGTCAACAGCGCGTTGGAGCGACAGCAGCGCGCGGCGCTGTTTTCGCTGGTCAACCGTCTGGTCTCGCCGCAGGTGGCCGAAGAGGTGTGGAGTCAGCGCGACGCCATCCTGGAGGGGGGGCGTCTGCAGCCGCGCAAACAGGTGGCTACCGTGCTGTTCACCGATCTGGAGAGCTTCACCAGCACCTCCGAGGATATGGATCCCTCCACCTTGATGGATTGGCTCAATCAATACATGCAGGCCATGGCTCAGCAGGTGCTGGACCATGGCGGCGTAGTGGATAAATACATCGGCGATGCTATAATGGCGGTATTCGGAGCGCCGTTGGCCAGCGAGACCGAAGAGGCCATCAACAGCGATGCGCGCAATGCGGTGCAGTGCGCGTTGGCCATGCGTCGCGTACTTAGCGAGCAACTCCAGCCGCAGTGGCGCGAGTCGGGATTGCCGCCGCTCAACATGCGCGTGGGCATTCACACCGGCGAGTTGGTGACCGGCAGTCTTGGCCACAGCCAGCGCATGGATTACACCGTGATTGGCGATACGGTCAACGTGGCTTCACGGCTGGAGCATTTAAAAATTGATTTGGCGTTGGACGGACCGGAGCGGGTGTGCCGCATTCTCATCAGCGAAGAGACCAAGCGGCGGTTGGCGGAGGATGTGCGGGTGCAGACCCTTGATGAGATCCCTCTCAAAGGCAAGCGCCATCTGCTGACCGTTTATCGGGTTTTGGAAGGGAGCGAACGATGA
- a CDS encoding caspase family protein has product MTQAHSALHSRRAMRWALATALTVGAWSGVFAPSDALAFGPPSMMRQHTRNLTRAISFQAREAIKPKLYIKSGALKQVRHLDLSADGRNLVMTLSDDSLRIWDLSQGREVVRYAVDGAPPQAARVSQDGRDVLLRNADGEASLLRLWPEQANMAAVTAAPQAHALAQRWRVTAMGFGRGGAALILADQSGGVSVWSRDGLKRVTQDAGEGAAAVALAVAPDGQRFAVARDDGSVEIWSLDGGLNIQSVAQWTLSEAPKFLALDETQAVALTESGHMALMRPGGEAKWRYQVIPSAPAAMSALGGEALAVLDSERVLYRVSLDGGAQKIDKTPIERATGVAMSPNGGRILLAGGKGHVAALDALTGERLVSIHSTKTGWAALDGQGRFDGVEAALQDVSWDADGTVLELDRFSKGYFEPGLAAKWLWTGTARKSTLITQPEKAPEAGIYLPPVVKLEVDAEDEIAAGAPIELRIVAQIQGGEPGEAQTPRLFHNGKRVADSLLQAEGEEVHEGLRTWRWRAAIAAAPGRNALRAVVAGWQDLLGQSDERIIDASSGGAPANFYIAGVGINEYQGPELALNFSVADAQAFTEAYLKHTKGGGQVQSVRTLFLDQQADRSHITEQLAKFRLTTKPTDTVMVFLSGHGKVVGGEWYFLPYEATSLRNDYEITKVGVSASTLGAHLVAIPAQQVVLIIDACQSGAVVDHFNHAAQQRRMLRGLSQDTGVHVLAATRADQLAPEFGDLGHGLFTYTLLFGLKQDKKGGQHADRWPRDGRIMVSELKNFTGYYVPRLAKALERKYRNEGRARGVDLATSAPVTPTGASYGKDFPLF; this is encoded by the coding sequence ATGACACAGGCACACAGCGCACTTCACTCCCGGCGCGCCATGCGTTGGGCTCTGGCGACGGCGTTGACGGTGGGCGCTTGGAGCGGCGTGTTCGCGCCTTCTGATGCGCTGGCGTTCGGCCCGCCCTCCATGATGCGGCAGCACACCCGCAATCTCACCCGCGCCATCTCCTTTCAAGCGCGCGAAGCGATCAAACCCAAACTCTATATCAAGAGCGGCGCCCTCAAGCAGGTGCGCCATCTGGATCTGAGCGCCGATGGCCGCAATCTGGTCATGACTCTCAGCGATGACTCCCTGCGCATATGGGATCTCTCGCAAGGGCGCGAGGTGGTGCGCTATGCGGTGGATGGCGCGCCGCCGCAAGCGGCGCGGGTGTCGCAGGATGGACGCGACGTGCTGCTGCGCAACGCCGATGGCGAAGCGTCCCTGCTGCGGTTGTGGCCGGAGCAGGCGAATATGGCGGCGGTGACCGCCGCGCCCCAAGCGCATGCGCTGGCGCAGCGTTGGCGGGTGACCGCCATGGGCTTCGGGCGCGGCGGCGCGGCGCTGATTTTGGCTGATCAGAGCGGCGGCGTATCCGTGTGGAGCCGCGATGGGCTCAAGCGCGTGACGCAGGATGCGGGGGAGGGCGCGGCGGCGGTCGCGTTGGCGGTGGCGCCCGATGGTCAACGCTTCGCGGTGGCGCGGGATGATGGCTCAGTGGAGATCTGGAGTCTGGATGGCGGGCTGAATATCCAGTCGGTGGCGCAGTGGACGTTGAGCGAGGCGCCGAAGTTCCTGGCCCTGGACGAGACCCAGGCGGTGGCGCTGACCGAGTCCGGCCATATGGCGTTGATGCGCCCGGGCGGTGAGGCGAAGTGGCGCTACCAGGTGATTCCCAGCGCGCCTGCGGCCATGAGCGCCCTTGGTGGAGAAGCGTTGGCGGTGCTGGATTCGGAGCGCGTATTGTACCGGGTCAGCCTGGATGGCGGCGCGCAGAAAATTGACAAAACCCCCATCGAGCGCGCCACGGGAGTGGCCATGAGCCCCAATGGCGGACGCATTCTGCTGGCCGGGGGCAAAGGCCATGTGGCGGCGCTGGACGCCCTCACCGGCGAGCGTCTGGTGAGCATCCACTCCACCAAAACCGGCTGGGCGGCGCTGGATGGTCAGGGCCGTTTTGATGGCGTAGAGGCGGCGTTGCAGGATGTCTCGTGGGACGCCGACGGCACGGTGCTGGAGCTGGACCGCTTCTCCAAGGGCTACTTTGAACCGGGTCTGGCGGCCAAGTGGCTGTGGACCGGAACCGCGCGCAAATCCACCCTGATCACGCAACCGGAGAAGGCCCCCGAGGCGGGCATCTATCTGCCGCCAGTGGTCAAACTGGAGGTTGACGCCGAGGACGAGATCGCGGCGGGCGCGCCCATAGAGCTGCGCATTGTGGCGCAGATTCAGGGCGGCGAGCCGGGTGAGGCGCAGACGCCGCGCCTGTTCCACAATGGCAAACGGGTGGCTGACTCCCTGCTGCAAGCCGAAGGCGAGGAGGTGCATGAGGGGCTGCGCACCTGGCGTTGGCGCGCCGCCATTGCCGCCGCGCCGGGACGCAATGCGCTGCGCGCCGTGGTGGCCGGATGGCAGGATCTGTTGGGGCAGTCCGACGAGCGCATCATCGACGCCAGCAGCGGCGGCGCGCCGGCGAATTTCTATATCGCCGGGGTGGGCATCAATGAGTATCAGGGGCCGGAGTTGGCGCTGAACTTCTCCGTGGCCGATGCACAGGCATTTACCGAGGCCTATCTGAAACATACCAAGGGCGGCGGCCAGGTGCAGAGCGTGCGCACGCTGTTTTTGGATCAGCAGGCGGATCGCAGCCACATCACCGAGCAGTTGGCGAAGTTTCGTCTGACCACCAAACCGACGGATACGGTCATGGTGTTCCTCTCCGGCCACGGCAAAGTGGTCGGCGGCGAGTGGTACTTTCTGCCTTATGAAGCCACCAGTTTGCGCAACGATTATGAGATCACCAAGGTGGGGGTCTCCGCGTCGACGTTGGGCGCGCATCTGGTGGCGATTCCCGCGCAGCAGGTGGTGTTGATTATCGACGCCTGCCAGTCCGGCGCGGTGGTGGACCATTTCAATCACGCCGCGCAGCAGCGCCGCATGCTGCGGGGGCTTTCGCAAGATACGGGGGTGCACGTGCTGGCGGCCACCCGCGCCGACCAGTTGGCGCCGGAGTTCGGCGATCTGGGGCATGGATTGTTCACCTACACCCTGTTGTTTGGTCTCAAACAGGACAAAAAGGGCGGGCAGCACGCCGACCGCTGGCCCCGCGATGGACGCATCATGGTCAGCGAGTTGAAGAACTTCACCGGCTACTATGTGCCGCGTCTGGCCAAGGCGTTGGAGCGGAAGTATCGCAATGAAGGGCGCGCGCGGGGCGTGGATTTGGCCACATCGGCGCCGGTGACGCCGACGGGAGCGTCCTATGGTAAAGATTTTCCGCTGTTTTAA
- a CDS encoding alpha/beta hydrolase, translated as MSRAVDQLKQRAGAQSIALAGHSGGATMALLLAQRREDVRAVVSIAGVLDHGAWTDHHGVTPLKQSLRIDDQAHKLAQLPQAHFAGARDRVAPSTLMRRFIREYGPFACVMDRVAEQADHQNGWLAYWPELLAWGRERLARCAAPWRASGLQLR; from the coding sequence ATGAGCCGCGCGGTGGATCAGCTCAAGCAGCGCGCCGGCGCGCAGAGCATCGCTTTGGCGGGCCATTCGGGTGGGGCGACCATGGCGCTGTTATTGGCCCAGCGACGTGAGGATGTGCGCGCGGTGGTGAGCATCGCCGGGGTATTGGATCATGGCGCGTGGACCGATCATCACGGGGTGACCCCGCTCAAGCAGTCGCTGCGCATTGACGATCAAGCGCACAAACTGGCGCAACTGCCGCAGGCGCACTTTGCCGGGGCGCGGGACCGGGTGGCGCCGTCAACGCTAATGCGCCGCTTTATCCGTGAGTATGGCCCGTTTGCCTGCGTCATGGATCGCGTCGCCGAACAGGCGGATCATCAAAATGGCTGGCTCGCCTACTGGCCGGAGTTGCTGGCGTGGGGGCGCGAGCGCTTGGCCCGTTGCGCTGCGCCCTGGCGCGCGTCGGGACTCCAGCTGAGATAA